The nucleotide window GCCACGGCAACAGCAGTAAAGAATAACGTGAAATCATATAACCTAGCTTTCAGCATAGGCAGAAAATCCCCTTTCCCAAACTCTACCATATAATATTATCCTAAATGTAAATCTAGTTGCAAAGTAATTTTTTGATTTATGTAAATTTTTAAACCATTTAGTTTGTCTGTTGCATAAAATAAAAGGCTATAATGGAGTTATCGGCACGTTGTATGTTTCTTAGTTCAGGTAAATATCTGATTGACAGGGAATTTTACACGATTTGTCGAATAATTTCAACTTATATATTCAGAATTTTTAATTAATAAATTCTTGAGAATCGTGAAGAGAGGGGTTATATATGGATCTTATTTTTGGCGGGATAGTAGTCCTATTATTGATTCCTGCTGTCAGTTTTTTGTTTTATTTTCAGCGGAAAAGTCGTATTAATCAATTACCTCACAATCATCCGAAGGCTTTTCTGGAAAAAGGGCTTCGCCAGGAAGGAAAAAAGCTTGTGGCTGTGATTGGCGGTGATGCGGTTCACGGCAACATCAGCTACAATTTTGTCGAAGACGCAGCCAGGAGGAAAAACTGCAAGGATTATCAATTCATCAATGCCGGAGTGAATGGAAGTACCGCGTATGATGTTCTGCAGCGGCTGGACGATATAATTGCATGCCAGCCTGAATATGTCGTGATTTTAGTCGGATTGAATGATGCTTCGGCAAAAATAGCCCCGGACCTTGCAAAGAAGAACATCAAACTGGCTCAGCAATTGGAAAAACCGTCATTATTGGTATATGAAAAGAATCTTGGGTTGATCGTCTCAAGGCTGAAAGCAGAAACATCCGCTAAAATCGGATTATTATCTCTGCCAGTCGTTGGTGAGAACTTATTTTCAAAAGCAAATAAAGAAATTGACCAGTACAACGAAGTCATAAAAAAAACCGCGGAAATGACCAATGTTTCGTATCTTTCTTTTAACGAAAAGTTAAAGGCATACCTAAAGGGAAAAGGGCATACGAGGGGACGTTCGCTAAAGGCCGGAACGAAGCTTTATGAAAAAGCGATCATCGAACATTTCGTATACGGATACAGCCTTGATCGGATATCTGCCCGGAATGGATATTTGCTGCTGACTGACGGGATGCATTTGAACAGTACGGCTGGAATGATGGCGGCCCATCAAATTGAATTATTCATTAAAAAGAATGAATTGAAAGCAATCCAATAAAAAGGATACTGCGTCACCGGCAGTATCCTTTCTGTTTTTATGC belongs to Mesobacillus subterraneus and includes:
- a CDS encoding SGNH/GDSL hydrolase family protein produces the protein MDLIFGGIVVLLLIPAVSFLFYFQRKSRINQLPHNHPKAFLEKGLRQEGKKLVAVIGGDAVHGNISYNFVEDAARRKNCKDYQFINAGVNGSTAYDVLQRLDDIIACQPEYVVILVGLNDASAKIAPDLAKKNIKLAQQLEKPSLLVYEKNLGLIVSRLKAETSAKIGLLSLPVVGENLFSKANKEIDQYNEVIKKTAEMTNVSYLSFNEKLKAYLKGKGHTRGRSLKAGTKLYEKAIIEHFVYGYSLDRISARNGYLLLTDGMHLNSTAGMMAAHQIELFIKKNELKAIQ